CTCGACACGACAACTCATTTACGAATTCCCAACCTTTCGATGATCTGTTTGTACCGGCTCGCATCTTTGCTCCTGAGGTAATCCAAGAGCTTCCTGCGCCGGGCAACGAGGCGGAGCAGCCCTCGCCGAGAGTGATGGTCCTTCTTGTGGCCATTCAGATGGTCGGTCAAATACCCTATTCGTCCGGTAAGGAGCGCGATCTGCACATCCGGAGAGCCGGAGTCGCTATCATGAAGCCGATACTGCCCAATGACCTCTTGCTTATTTACGGATGCCTTGACCACCAAGCTATGTCCTCCTTTCTTCTTGAGTAGATACCAACATTCGCACGGACGGTATCATACGCCTTTAGGGTAGTAAAGTCCAATCTTCCGGAGAAAACCGCGGGAAGGCAGCAAACACCGCATCCGCCTGCCGCTTGTCGCTGTCGATCTGTTGCCGGAGTAGTGACGGGCTCTCAAAGCGTCGCTCGTCACGTAGGCGTTCGAGAAAGAAGAGCGTGAGTGTCTCCCCGTACAACTCCTCCTCTACCTCAAGCAGGTGGACCTCCACTCGACGCGCCTCACCACCAAAGGTCGGAGCACTCCCGACATTGACAAGCGCCTTATGTAATCCCTGCTTCAACCACGCCTGGCCACCGTATACGCCATCCGGAATGAGCAGATCAGCCGTAGCGGGTAAGTTCGCTGTCGGATACCCCAGCCCTTTTCCCCGTTCGGCGCCATGCTCGACGTGTCCGCGGATCGCGTAGGGCCGCCCTAAATAGCGCGCAGCCTGCCGCAAATCCCCCGCCGCCAGTAAGGCGCGGATGAGCGTGGAGCTGACGACCTGGCCGTCTACTGCCATCGCAGACACTACATCGAGCCCGAACTGATGCTCTTCTCCAAGCTTCCTGAGCACCTCTGGAGAGCCGGCTCTGGCATTACCGAAGGCAAAATCGTACCCGACACAGACAAACCGTGCCCGCAGCCGATCAACCAGGTAGGTCTTTACGAAATCGCGCGGCGAGGTAGCAGCAAGGCCCGGGGTAAAGGTAGCTGCGATCATCAGATCGACGCCAAGAGCGGCAATGATGTCCCGCTTGATTGAGAGCGGGGTGATGAGGGGCGGGGCCTTTGAAGGATCCACCACCTCTAACGGATGCCGCGCGAAGGTGAAGACAACCGCTGTTCCCTCTTCCTGGCGAGCCCGCTGTACCACACGCTTAAGGATCTCACGATGCCCGCGATGGACCCCGTCGAACGTCCCGACCGCCACCGCAGGAGAGGGATAGTCGTCCCCCAGCTCTTCGATCTGCTCAATAACAATCATTACCCGGCAAGGACCCGTACCGGCTTCAGGACAATCCGGCGCGGGTCGATTGTGGCGAACTCCCGGCCGGCAACCGTCACCTCAGCGAGCGAAAGGAGCTGGCGACGATACCCCAAGACTCGGACGAGATCGCCCTTCTCTACCTCCATGGGGAAACTGAGCAGCGCGCCAGCCGCCATTCCGCTTCCCTGGACGACCCATCGAGAGGATTCTGGATGAACACGGACAGCGGGGAGATGCCCCAGCGCCTCCCCGATGGGGAGCAGTACTTCCAGGATGCGACCCTCCACAACGATCTGCTCGAACTGCTGTAGCGTCAGTGCGTCCTCAACCAGGAAGCGACCCGACCGGACGCGAGTCAACGCATACAGGTGTGCGCCGCACCCGAGGACTTGACCAATATCATCGCACAGGCTGCGGGCATACGTTCCCTTAGAACAACTGACCTGGAATCGGACGAAGGGCAGGTCAATCTCCAGGAGCTTGAGCTCGTGGATCCGCACCGTGATCGGCTGCCGTTCGACTGTTTCGCCACGCCGAGCCAGGCGATATAGGCGCTCCCCGTGATGCTTCTTCGCGGAGAAGAGTGGCGGCACCTGCTGGATCTCGCCAACAAATCGATTCAGGACGTCCGGCAAATCAGCAGGATCTACGCTGATATTGTCCGTCTCAGACAGCACCTTCCCATCAGCATCCAAGGTGTCGGTGGTGATCCCCAGCCGCATCGTAATCAGGTACTCCTTATCGGCCTGGGTAAGAAATTGCGCAATTCGGGTCGCGCGCCCAACGCAGAGCGGCAGAACGCCGGTAGCCCTCGGGTCGAGCGTGCCGGTATGGCCAATGCGACGCATCTTCAGAAGACGCCGCGCCACGTCCACCACATCATGGGAGGTCATCCCCCCAGGCTTATTGATGTTAAGAACCCCGCTGAGTTCCATCACATGTACCAGAAACTACTTGGAGATGATCGGTTCACGGCCTGACTCTCGTTTTCTAGCCCTCAGATGTTCGACGGTCTCCCATGGCACCTCGACCCCTCCCAGCTCGGCATCCGCAACAACCCCACCTCCGTGAAAATCGCTTCCCCCGGTGGGCACGAGCCGATGCTGCCCGGCGACGGCGAGCAGGGACGCTGTGATTTCCGAGGTATACCCCTTGTAGTAGACCTCGATCCCCTCCAAGCCCGCCTCCATCATCATCGGCAGCAGTCGCGATAGATCCAGATGGTAATCGCTTGCCCCCACGATGATCGGGTGCGCCAGCGAAGATACACCGTGAGCCTCCCTGATCAGGCTAACCGCCTCCTGTGGAGGGAGCTTCGGACCCTCAACATAGCCAGGACCCCCTCGTTTCAGAAAACGCGAGAACGCCTCATTCACCGACGCAACGTAGCCACGCTCTAAAAGGGCCATCGCAATATGTGGCCGTCCAACCGATCCCCCATCCGCGATGGCCATTACACGGTCCCACTCTAGCGGACACCTGAGTGCGCCTAACCGCTCGACCATGGCTTTGGCCTGAGCGAGTCTATCCTCCTGCAATCGACGGAGGGCCTTTTGCAGGAACGGGTCGTCCGCGTCGAGCAAGTAACCCAGGATATGGAGCTCGTCGCCGTCCAGGCTTGTGCTGATCTCGATCCCCGGAATCACCTCGATTGCCAGACCTGATGCGGCCGCTTGCGCCTCGGCGATCCCATCTACGCTATCGTGGTCGGTTACGGCCATGATGCGGATCCCAATCAGGTCGGCGGCCTTCACCAGCTCTTCCGGCCGAAGCGCACCGTCGGAGGCCTTCGTGTGAAGGTGCAGATCGACACGACTCGCCATCGTCATTGCTCCTTAGTTCCGGTAGCCTCGATCTGCCGGAACAGCTTATCCAAGTGCAGCTCCTGCTCCAGCGAATCATCAAGCGAGAAGAGAATTTCCGGGACATAGCGAAGTGTAAGCCTCCGCCCTAGCTCTCCACGGAGAAAACCAGCCGCACGCTTTAGGCCGATCAGCGACTCCTGGCGCTGCTTCTCCTCGCCTTTGATCGAAGCGATATAGACCACCGCTTGTCGTAAGTCATCGGTCACACTGACACGGGTAACCGCTACAAAACCAATCCTCGGATCCTTCACTGACTGCAGGATCAGACGACTGATCTCTTCCTGTATCAGGGTACTCACGCGGTCGGCACGCCTGCCTTGCATTATCATCCCCTCAACAACCAAGAGGTCGGGAGCATCAATAGGCCATCAGATCGATTTCGTAATCGAGAATCAGGGCGTCGGCGTCAGTCTCAATGAGGTTCACCACTTTGGCCAGGGTCTCATCTACCAATCGAGAATTATTACTGACGCAGACGATCCCAAGCGTGGCGCGTTGCCATTCATCAAGACGATCTACCTCGGCAACGGAGACATTGAAGCGGCCTCGAATACGATCCTTGAGACTCTTGACAACCCGCCGCTTACCCTTGAGGGAGCTGTTTCCAGCCAGACGCAGCTCAACGCGGCACGTTCCAACGGTCATGGGCAAAAAGGTTCAAGGTTCAACGTGCAAAGTTCAACGTTCGATGTTCAAGGTTCGATGTTCGATGTTCAAGGTTTCAGATTCTTACCACTCTTAAACTTTGCACGTTGAACTTTGAACTTTGAACGTTGAACTTTTCAACATCTTTTAAAGTTTCTGGGCTACCGATTCAAGGTCGAACACTTCCAGGATATCGCCAAGTTTGACGTCATTGAAGTTCATCAGGCCGACGCCGCACTCAAACCCGCTCTGCACCTCTCGGGCATCCTCCTTGAAGCGGCGAAGTGACCCAACTCGCCCCTTGTGGACTACCTTGCCATCCCGAATAAGGCGGACCTGACTATCTCTACAGACCTTACCCTCCACAACGTATGCGCCGGCTATGGCTCCAATTTTAGGCACAGTAAAGACCTGGCGAACCTCTACGCGACCAATCGATCGCTCGATATATTTGGGATCCAGTAGCCCCTCCATCGCCTGCCGGATCTCGTTGATGGCATTGTAGATTACGGTGTAGAGCCGAATCTCGACGCCTTCCAGCTCAGCCAGCTTCTGGGTCTTTGACTCAGGACGCACGTTGAATCCTACAATGACAGCGTTGGAGGCTGACGCCAGCATCACGTCAGTTTCGTTGATGGCGCCCACCGACGCGTGGATCACCTTCAACCTGACCGCCTCGGTGCTAATCCGCTCCAGCGATTCGCGAAGCGGCCCAACGGAGCCCTGGACGTCCCCCTTGATAATCATCCGAAGTTCTTTGACTTCACCCTCCCGGATGCGACGGTGCAAATCCTCCAGGGTCATGCGGTGCTTCGAACCGATCCTCTCCTCGCGATGTTTCTGCTGTCGGCTGATGGCGATCAGTCGTCCCTTCCGCTCGTCGGACACCACAACAAACGTATCTCCGGCCATGGGGATGCCCGAAAGACCCAGTACCTCCACCGGGGTCGCGGGCCCGGCCATCTGAACCTTTTTTCTCGTCTCATTGTTCATAGCCCGCACCCGACCCGAATGCAATCCGGCGACGATCACGTCCCCCACATTCAGGGTCCCATTCTGCACCAACACTGTCGCGACTGGTCCCCGACTACGATCCAGTTCGGCCTCAATGATGACACCCTTCGCTGCCCTGTGCGGGTTCGCTCTCAGCTCCTGAACCTCGGCCAGCAGAAGCAGCATCTCGAGAAGGTGGTCTATACCCTCCTTCTTTTTGGCCGAGACCTCCACATAGACCGTCTGCCCTCCCCAATCTTCCGGGACCAGACCGTAATCCGCCATCTGTTGCCTGGCACGGTTCGAATCGGCGCCGGGCTTATCGATCTTGTTAATCGCGACCAGGATCGGAACGCCTGCATCCTTGGCGTGGTTAATCGCCTCCACGGTCTGGGGCATCACCCCGTCATCGGCCGCCACTACCAGGACCACGATATCGGTCGCCTGCGCCCCACGCG
This genomic stretch from Candidatus Methylomirabilis limnetica harbors:
- the infB gene encoding translation initiation factor IF-2: MMRVYDLAKVLGMSSKELIDRLEGSGLQLKSHSSNVDEDHVRSLLTAAPAQKKSRPKPKPLETSPSDQAVHAKPVESQRPAAGKADVPTTTTKISADKPARSGLVETKAPAKAKPIIEEVGPVLKSSSLEQKEPQKPKVVSALQPSKGTAVLEQPPSVPLEPLRESPVATAGLKREPSQTPTPPPPTSAPGQRVTVIPPALKPQVQVAQSEREPIPPLRPIVKIAETITVKELAETIAMSPSELIKQLIKMGIIATINQPLDVDVVKGAADKLGFLVEVTPLEETAAGARELEDLSLLLPRPAVVTIMGHVDHGKTSLLDAIRQTNVMASEAGGITQHIGAYQVDLPGGKITFLDTPGHEAFTAMRARGAQATDIVVLVVAADDGVMPQTVEAINHAKDAGVPILVAINKIDKPGADSNRARQQMADYGLVPEDWGGQTVYVEVSAKKKEGIDHLLEMLLLLAEVQELRANPHRAAKGVIIEAELDRSRGPVATVLVQNGTLNVGDVIVAGLHSGRVRAMNNETRKKVQMAGPATPVEVLGLSGIPMAGDTFVVVSDERKGRLIAISRQQKHREERIGSKHRMTLEDLHRRIREGEVKELRMIIKGDVQGSVGPLRESLERISTEAVRLKVIHASVGAINETDVMLASASNAVIVGFNVRPESKTQKLAELEGVEIRLYTVIYNAINEIRQAMEGLLDPKYIERSIGRVEVRQVFTVPKIGAIAGAYVVEGKVCRDSQVRLIRDGKVVHKGRVGSLRRFKEDAREVQSGFECGVGLMNFNDVKLGDILEVFDLESVAQKL
- the truB gene encoding tRNA pseudouridine(55) synthase TruB, encoding MELSGVLNINKPGGMTSHDVVDVARRLLKMRRIGHTGTLDPRATGVLPLCVGRATRIAQFLTQADKEYLITMRLGITTDTLDADGKVLSETDNISVDPADLPDVLNRFVGEIQQVPPLFSAKKHHGERLYRLARRGETVERQPITVRIHELKLLEIDLPFVRFQVSCSKGTYARSLCDDIGQVLGCGAHLYALTRVRSGRFLVEDALTLQQFEQIVVEGRILEVLLPIGEALGHLPAVRVHPESSRWVVQGSGMAAGALLSFPMEVEKGDLVRVLGYRRQLLSLAEVTVAGREFATIDPRRIVLKPVRVLAG
- the rbfA gene encoding 30S ribosome-binding factor RbfA, which translates into the protein MQGRRADRVSTLIQEEISRLILQSVKDPRIGFVAVTRVSVTDDLRQAVVYIASIKGEEKQRQESLIGLKRAAGFLRGELGRRLTLRYVPEILFSLDDSLEQELHLDKLFRQIEATGTKEQ
- a CDS encoding PHP domain-containing protein, which gives rise to MASRVDLHLHTKASDGALRPEELVKAADLIGIRIMAVTDHDSVDGIAEAQAAASGLAIEVIPGIEISTSLDGDELHILGYLLDADDPFLQKALRRLQEDRLAQAKAMVERLGALRCPLEWDRVMAIADGGSVGRPHIAMALLERGYVASVNEAFSRFLKRGGPGYVEGPKLPPQEAVSLIREAHGVSSLAHPIIVGASDYHLDLSRLLPMMMEAGLEGIEVYYKGYTSEITASLLAVAGQHRLVPTGGSDFHGGGVVADAELGGVEVPWETVEHLRARKRESGREPIISK
- a CDS encoding DUF503 domain-containing protein, producing the protein MTVGTCRVELRLAGNSSLKGKRRVVKSLKDRIRGRFNVSVAEVDRLDEWQRATLGIVCVSNNSRLVDETLAKVVNLIETDADALILDYEIDLMAY
- the rpsO gene encoding 30S ribosomal protein S15, whose product is MVKASVNKQEVIGQYRLHDSDSGSPDVQIALLTGRIGYLTDHLNGHKKDHHSRRGLLRLVARRRKLLDYLRSKDASRYKQIIERLGIRK
- a CDS encoding bifunctional riboflavin kinase/FAD synthetase; the protein is MIVIEQIEELGDDYPSPAVAVGTFDGVHRGHREILKRVVQRARQEEGTAVVFTFARHPLEVVDPSKAPPLITPLSIKRDIIAALGVDLMIAATFTPGLAATSPRDFVKTYLVDRLRARFVCVGYDFAFGNARAGSPEVLRKLGEEHQFGLDVVSAMAVDGQVVSSTLIRALLAAGDLRQAARYLGRPYAIRGHVEHGAERGKGLGYPTANLPATADLLIPDGVYGGQAWLKQGLHKALVNVGSAPTFGGEARRVEVHLLEVEEELYGETLTLFFLERLRDERRFESPSLLRQQIDSDKRQADAVFAAFPRFSPEDWTLLP